The following proteins come from a genomic window of Theileria equi strain WA chromosome 2 map unlocalized gcontig_1105316255037, whole genome shotgun sequence:
- a CDS encoding autophagy protein, putative (encoded by transcript BEWA_041420A), giving the protein MQLLRFIPQIYNIDVSFFIKLYENKLYRYKSSCSRVRLFGLFMLDGVLRLDKHSFEDKCCRFEDCKSNSGSLRDRRALEETYLAETVDSVGYGEEKCSCVLVEGLLILSESLEAFRNLDKEKEIRNILSVKGSNEDSSEFAPKTQSVYRFSDSNRFVVFAFVDLKGHACHYSICSPLVYPETPYTISSRSDVCSINKGDLDIILEFCKNNPLKCPIFVYNRSSGVVTNLFDCTFLDDTLSITDETLRLEDLFFCSLSNLECGDALYRYWRSFLLQFTLANGVFSKVVHVVIIGLSELERDGDVKYKLYGIWVPQEIKFERLSISHGFKGSQSGTKYEHYYSFSDYLDPRKVCKLDEELNLQLMTWRVVPELKLDRISRLNVGIIGVGALGSSIARQLLSWGIGDFTIVDNGTVSNATRQGLYTHEDCLKRTPKVEAANTMIKRIRPDANVKSLFLRIPMPGHYESQEDINNAVNAMEEIMDSCDVLFLSTDSKESRWLPSLLASVRNFKGDNTPLVISVGLAFDSLMIIRHSFREFVGACYFCSESSVLQDTISGRPIDETCTIVKPGISTTCASLAVELLVNLTQHESGFAAPHGSTSCLGCIPHSIRLSISDLKISQLFAEPSDSCICCSNRIFSSFINDEKFLQKVYKDTKYLAKVSGLTSIASKCGDYTIATDGDFIIL; this is encoded by the exons ATGCAGCTGTTGAGGTTCATACCTcaaatttataacattGACGTTTCCTTCTTTATAAAATTGTACGAGAACAAGCTCTACAGGTACAAATCAAGTTGCTCCAGGGTCCGTTTGTTCGGTTTGTTCATGTTAGACGGAGTTTTACGCCTAGATAAACACTCTTTTGAGGATAAATGTTGTAGATTTGAAGATTGCAAGTCTAATTCTGGGTCATTGAGGGATAGACGTGCCCTGGAGGAGACGTATCTGGCCGAAACAGTTGATAGCGTCGGTTACGGCGAAGAAAAGTGTTCATGTGTACTGGTAGAAGGCCTTTTGATACTTTCAGAGTCTCTGGAAGCATTTAGGAATTTGGATAAGGAGAAAGAGATCCGGAACATCCTCAGTGTAAAGGGCTCCAATGAAGATTCCAGCGAATTTGCACCTAAAACTCAAAGTGTGTACAGATTTTCTGACTCTAACAGATTTGTCGTCTTTGCATTTGTCGATTTAAAGGGTCATGCTTGTCACTACTCAATTTGCAGCCCACTGGTATACCCTGAGACTCCATACACAATCTCGTCTAGAAGCGATGTTTGTAGTATCAACAAGGGGGATTTGGATATCATTCTAGAATTTTGCAAGAATAACCCATTGAAATGTCCGATTTTCGTGTACAATAGGAGCTCTGGAGTCGTCACAAATTTGTTTGATTGCACCTTTTTGGACGACACTTTGTCCATCACAGATGAAACTTTACGACTTGAAGACTTGTTCTTTTGTTCCCTTTCAAATTTGGAATGTGGAGATGCCTTGTATCGGTACTGGCGTAGCTTTTTACTCCAATTTACACTTGCAAATGGAGTCTTTTCAAAGGTAGTTCACGTGGTAATTATAGGTCTCAGCGAATTAGAGCGTGATGGAGAcgtaaaatataaattgtACGGTATATGGGTGCCTCAGGAGATAAAGTTTGAGAGGCTATCAATTTCCCATGGCTTTAAGGGTTCACAGAGTGGAACAAAATATGAACATTACTATTCATTTTCTGACTATCTGGACCCACGAAAAGTTTGCAAATTGGATGAAGAATTAAACCTCCAGCTTATGACCTGGAGAGTGGTACCAGAGTTGAAGCTTGATAGAATTTCTAGGCTCAATGTAGGTATTATAGGTGTGGGTGCACTGGGTTCTTCAATCGCAAGACAATTGCTCTCTTGGGGAATCGGGGACTTTACAATAGTTGACAATGGAACAGTATCAAATGCTACAAGACAGGGACTATATACACACGAAGATTGTCTTAAAAGAACCCCCAAAGTTGAAGCGGCTAATACCATGATTAAGAGAATTAGACCAGATGCCAACGTAAAGTCTTTATTTCTGAGAATACCTATGccag GCCACTACGAATCGCAAGAGGATATAAATAATGCAGTGAATGCCATGGAGGAGATAATGGATAGTTGTGACGTTTTGTTCCTTTCTACCGACTCCAAGGAATCCCGGTGGCTTCCCAGCCTCCTGGCATCCGTTAG AAATTTCAAAGGGGATAATACTCCATTGGTCATATCAGTTGGACTTGCATTTGACTCTCTGATGATAATCCGACACTCGTTTAGAGAGTTTGTCGGTGCCTGTTACTTTTGCAGTGAGTCAAGTGTCTTGCAAGACACTATTTCTGGAAG GCCGATTGATGAAACGTGTACAATAGTAAAACCGGGAATATCCACAACTTGCGCTTCACTGGCCGTAGAACTGCTCGTTAATCTCACTCAGCATGAGTCCGGATTCGCGGCTCCGCACGGATCAACTTCATGCCTGGGCTGCATTCCTCACTCGATACGTCTCTCAATCTCAG ACTTGAAGATATCGCAGCTATTCGCTGAACCTTCCGACAGCTGCATCTGCTGTTCAAATCGCATATTTTCAAGCTTTATCAACGACGAGAAGTTTCTTCAAAAG GTTTACAAAGACACCAAGTACCTGGCTAAAGTTTCGGGGTTGACATCCATCGCCTCAAAGTGCGGCGACTACACGATAGCGACTGATGGCGACTTTATAATCCTCTAA
- a CDS encoding hypothetical protein (encoded by transcript BEWA_041430A), which translates to MERKTPIPQLFPYMRKNHSIRVDILSRQAFVSPIFKKPPIQHISKKIVKIYDPSSKNDGSEETVLPESEIYDKYKTIFNTISPELVLNAKLSTKDLHGSSTDDRITKKRKYKADDYDELSLEKLSSVQWKNSLAPILGCISSIPSAEPVTLEDDSLSVKDDSITSNGEPIDPDTGDSVDASTDLVENSHQVELEGLSESFIRNVTSILVNFTDGLDKWYLKVHDALSRVGSRRLLIEEAKCLLEEFTLLSCGMVNVPILTKLKHEIALCEEYSQLIAKKIPFIHENVAQVEPIEMEVVEYLLKEGNERLFFVKEYLYLQKVFSDASNLHHLLDEAVLESNLGKSMSLIEECDGSVIKIPNLEKLKSHVLHSLWLSDAHRFSQKPVNYSLVGDLLNKTPSDLLDHPLYSRLSKKYQSAVDWLKRVNLPKFYNIIHSDDKIKDKDKDTTQPEPCATENRKCTPEDLETIYNEYQNVDLVVPLFKTLEHVYYMWRRFQRRFKRVDSLISQDNGQNCTTECLLLLQHGEPLTKYLDLCHVLEPIKKDVEESLDYEKECRRVINHFNSWETTADSFKFKTDWGSLINFRKTARVSFKDILDTLNLVHLYNSIPDVKYSSTVEDFINGDSEKPSDTAQVPETESAEVEEKTEFSGPTETPMMEKINFSDVRNLVTRFESLKVKNWQLHRQIKDIYEIGMELINRATEVIDGISKGYKSDSVISNLILVALDTLKFGAMLDTQDSIAYTLRYCLWIKKLYSLVHKLNGLFDENVHSDVCKKYCKMFVNLGKDPDLVSFGHLLDRENMIGSYLSIMTEDSRRSNGSSEEKSEDTLPESVDRDDYSAPSISVDESVAISECMNDEESSLQVEIPTLLQRINSLTESSFVQYTTELI; encoded by the exons ATGGAGCGTAAAACTCCAATTCCTCAGTTATTTCCTTATATGCGTAAGAACCATAGTATAAGGGTGGACATTCTATCTCGCCAGGCATTTGTCTCTCCGATATTCAAAAAACCGCCAATCCAGCATATTTCTAAGAAGATTGTCAAAATTTATGACCCATCGAGCAAGAATGATGGATCTGAGGAGACCGTACTGCCAGAATCAGAAATTTATGACAAGTACAAGACGATTTTTAATACCATTTCGCCAGAATTAGTTTTAAATGCAAAACTATCCACAAAG GACTTGCACGGATCTTCCACAGACGATAGGATAACTAAGAAAAGAAAGTACAAAGCGGATGACTATGACGAGCTTTCGCTGGAAAAGCTCTCGTCAGTTCAGTGGAAGAATTCACTTGCCCCAATACTCGGTTGTATAT CTTCTATCCCGAGTGCAGAACCAGTGACACTGGAAGACGACAGTCTCTCTGTAAAGGATGATTCTATTACATCCAATGGTGAACCCATTGATCCAGATACCGGAGATTCCGTAGATGCCTCCACGGATTTGGTAGAGAACAGCCACCAAGTGGAACTAGAGGGTTTAAGCGAGTCATTTATCAGAAACGTTACATCTATACTGGTAAACTTCACGGATGGACTAGATAAGTGGTATTTAAAGGTCCATGACGCCCTGTCTAGAGTAGGTTCCAGGAGGCTTTTGATAGAAGAAGCCAAGTGTTTGCTGGAAGAATTTACACTACTTTCTTGTGGGATGGTAAATGTGCCAATCCTTACCAAGTTAAAGCATGAAATCGCACTTTGTGAAGAGTATTCTCAGCTGATTGCAAAAAAGATTCCATTTATACACGAAAATGTCGCACAAGTGGAGCCCATAGAGATGGAGGTTGTGGAGTATTTACTCAAGGAAGGGAATGAACGTTTGTTTTTTGTAAAGGAATATTTGTACCTGCAAAAGGTATTCTCGGATGCATCAAATTTACACCATTTATTGGATGAGGCTGTCCTAGAGTCTAATTTAGGTAAGTCCATGTCGCTAATTGAGGAATGTGATGGGTCTGTAATTAAGATACCAAACCTAGAAAAGCTCAAGAGTCATGTGTTACATTCCCTGTGGCTTAGTGACGCCCACCGATTTTCTCAAAAACCCGTCAACTATTCACTTGTTGGTGATTTGCTCAACAAGACTCCATCTGATCTACTTGATCACCCTCTGTACTCTAGACTTTCCAAGAAATATCAGTCAGCCGTAGATTGGCTAAAGAGGGTAAATCTGCCtaaattttacaatattatACATTCTGACGATAAAATAAAggataaagataaagatACAACACAACCAGAGCCCTGTGCAACTGAAAATCGCAAATGTACACCAGAAGATCTGGAGACTATCTACAATGAATATCAAAATGTTGATCTTGTGGTTCCACTTTTTAAAACACTTGAACATGTCTACTATATGTGGCGCAGATTCCAAAGACGTTTTAAACGGGTTGATTCACTCATTTCACAAGATAATGGCCAGAATTGTACAACGGAATGTCTGCTACTTTTGCAGCATGGTGAACCACTCACAAAGTATTTGGATCTTTGCCACGTCCTAGAACCTATTAAAAAGGATGTAGAGGAAAGCTTAGACTATGAAAAGGAGTGTCGTAGAGTTATAAATCATTTTAATTCATGGGAAACGACCGCAGACTCTTTTAAATTCAAGACTGATTGGGGAAGTTTGATTAATTTTAGGAAAACTGCGCGCGTTTCATTTAAAGATATACTTGATACCCTGAACCTGGTCCATCTTTACAACTCGATACCAGACGTTAAATACTCTTCAACTGTCGAggattttataaatggcGATTCTGAGAAACCCTCTGACACTGCACAAGTCCCAGAGACTGAGAGTGCTGAGGTGGAGGAAAAGACAGAATTTTCTGGACCAACAGAAACTCCaatgatggagaaaatCAACTTTTCTGACGTCCGTAATTTAGTTACAAGGTTTGAGTCTCTAAAAGTAAAGAATTGGCAGCTTCATAGACAAATCAAGGACATTTATGAAATTGGAATGGAGCTGATAAACAGGGCTACAGAGGTCATTGATGGTATATCAAAGGGTTACAAGAGCGACTCCGTTATATCAAATTTGATCCTAGTCGCGCTAGACACGCTAAAGTTTGGGGCAATGTTGGATACGCAAGATTCCATTGCCTACACCCTGAGATATTGCCTATGGATTAAAAAACTGTATAGTTTAGTGCACAAGTTGAATGGTttatttgatgaaaatgtgCACTCTGACGTTTGTAAAAAATACTGCAAGATGTTTGTAAATCTAGGCAAAGATCCAGATTTGGTCAGCTTTGGTCATCTGCTTGATCGCGAGAATATGATTGGGTCATATTTGAGTATTATGACGGAGGATTCTAGACGATCGAACGGGTCTAGCGAAGAAAAGTCTGAAGATACACTACCAGAGTCTGTGGATAGGGACGACTATAGCGCTCCAAGCATCAGCGTCGACGAGTCTGTAGCGATTTCCGAGTGTATGAACGATGAAGAATCCTCTCTCCAAGTGGAAATTCCAACTCTCCTGCAACGGATAAACTCACTCACGGAGTCATCGTTTGTACAATACACAACCGAGTTAATTTAA
- a CDS encoding conserved hypothetical protein (encoded by transcript BEWA_041440A) has product MASVFFYVLLLGFNFVNGFFYRGIPVLLKPVSKGSTTDFYVSCPWSDPPSDSFCVITANHIGYQCNPKVTSLDMPLINPNSQKCDVRGSVCADSSKNAALMKCVDHTNCTTVSKDYRLCSCNTGFFGDPHRNCYQHCERDSDCSSPFAECTTPGEKDLPRCTCKRGYSGDGVFCYDNPCGQGNRLAKCKYPQVCIPTGPTEYKCACPSGHFIDVDGKCVPNIAIKKDTILSFHGTNIPDGSRIEAGDCLSFHLNEDGTSKFFHLNSGDPVYVKAAIKNASEFYIAFVIRDEITAYARLTADDTKMTKLYALTNTSQGCSFGSVKVMDKEGNELRVNGATDHQQNLVRVKVRPLTKEELATKVNDEL; this is encoded by the coding sequence ATGGCGTCAGTTTTCTTCTACGTTCTCCTTTTGGGTTttaattttgtaaatggCTTCTTCTACAGGGGCATTCCAGTCCTTTTAAAGCCTGTATCCAAGGGAAGTACTACGGATTTTTACGTATCATGTCCTTGGAGTGATCCTCCCAGTGATTCATTCTGTGTGATTACAGCTAATCATATAGGTTACCAATGTAATCCAAAGGTGACTTCACTTGACATGCCGCTTATCAATCCAAACTCCCAAAAATGTGACGTTAGAGGCTCTGTTTGTGCTGATTCTTCCAAGAATGCCGCGCTTATGAAGTGTGTGGACCACACTAATTGTACTACCGTCTCAAAGGATTATAGGCTCTGTTCTTGCAACACCGGATTTTTTGGTGATCCACACCGTAACTGCTATCAACACTGTGAAAGAGATTCAGATTGCTCCAGCCCATTTGCAGAGTGTACAACCCCTGGTGAAAAAGATTTGCCCAGATGTACCTGCAAGAGGGGATATTCCGGAGACGGAGTTTTCTGCTATGATAACCCATGTGGACAAGGAAACAGATTGGCTAAGTGCAAATATCCTCAGGTCTGTATTCCAACTGGACCAACAGAATATAAGTGTGCTTGTCCATCTGGACACTTTATTGACGTAGATGGAAAGTGCGTTCCCAATATTGCAATTAAAAAGGATACCATATTGAGTTTCCACGGCACAAATATACCTGATGGAAGCAGAATTGAGGCTGGGGATTGTTTATCATTCCACCTTAATGAAGACGGCACCAGCAAGTTCTTCCACCTAAATTCTGGTGACCCAGTTTATGTAAAGGCTGCAATCAAAAACGCCTCTGAATTTTACATTGCGTTTGTGATTAGGGATGAAATTACAGCTTATGCACGTTTAACGGCTGATGATACCAAGATGACAAAGCTATATGCGTTGACAAATACGTCACAGGGCTGCTCATTCGGTTCAGTCAAAGTTATGGACAAGGAAGGAAATGAGTTGAGAGTCAACGGAGCTACTGACCATCAACAAAACCTTGTGAGAGTTAAGGTTAGGCCACTAACGAAAGAGGAACTCGCAACAAAGGTCAATGACGAACTCTAA
- a CDS encoding ABC transporter, ATP-binding protein domain containing protein (encoded by transcript BEWA_041450A) → MVYYSLVVLWTIYSLVQPAYSLIKSQKTQEPILYIVPHGHNIQKRDAKVYNTSASSEEILKDVKEWIGVKNKDELNTSPLLDANVSSIFPSNKVQKGSSLLSVRNASIWLGERVLFDNISLSLHAGDCVGIVGNNGTGKSTLFNSIYSRLSGKDFKNLAISMDVVFNSEDNEDVNTSRYSYLYTILSRLMENQSIDDETVSNVLNGNYTAEEDKSTIFTYNVSGVGYMKQDYTLDLNPESRVIDAISEVFDTYNVCNNVVNFVEKNLQTFNNLAHSTIEEVARVTKEILMLYNLESKVIRTRFNDIKILIRRLINIFGMEEVVESQIKTLSGGFRMRLYLLLLLMHSPSLLLLDEPTNNLDNITVEFLIEILKYLMNSCGLSIFLVSHDTRLLNAICTSILLVSGDGKIHSHSGNFDDFIESGSSATDIKASKILKLQKSISRLTSEIKIATDSTKGSQKAKKVAISQKTELLKKHKADLEALMGTNVSKYTSSYDKFLFKKDEENAKKKEKSGRSIDKMDQVFEKKLIYNDLLKNGELTKDVDKVAILEGLTLKTAEGKKIFSNLNLDIFPTERIVLLGNNGIGKSTLLKLLYKSQDVRCFDNETGYKSEFVEGKGIQKMKNITSLENMKTEVGDKLATDEEFTFKMDGGSMLISPLVSIKYYSQNCSSILNYTHTVQTLLSEHVSVEDLKELYQYLSCFYLEEFMDTPVSELSFGERSRLLLALLFLTDSNFLLLDEPTNHLDVFMQHRLKILLQKVYRGGFILATHDLKFINELGCIDSYIYIHSPNAVFTFNNQFAKAYAEFREQNPQSDNYQLYQFLKSTSENPNYTRVYTPRESQICTREEEKRQEKRRKTFGGANAVPMRRIKNIKRWN, encoded by the coding sequence ATGGTATATTACTCTCTAGTTGTACTATGGACAATATACAGCCTGGTTCAACCAGCCTATAGTTTGataaaatcacaaaaaaCCCAAGAACCCATCCTCTACATTGTTCCACATGGCCATAACATTCAAAAAAGGGATGCTAAAGTATACAATACCAGTGCATCCAGCGAAGAGATTCTGAAAGATGTAAAGGAGTGGATAGGTGTAAAGAATAAGGATGAGCTGAATACATCCCCTTTGCTCGATGCAAATGTTTCAAGCATATTCCCATCCAATAAGGTACAAAAGGGTAGCTCTCTATTAAGTGTACGGAATGCATCGATATGGCTAGGGGAGAGAGTATTGTTCGACAAtatttcattatctttACACGCTGGTGATTGTGTAGGAATAGTAGGAAATAATGGCACGGGGAAATCCACATTATTCAACTCCATATATAGCCGTTTGTCTGGTAAggattttaaaaatctGGCCATATCTATGGATGTTGTATTCAATTCAGAGGACAATGAAGATGTAAACACAAGCAGATATTCGTACTTGTACACCATCCTATCTAGACTGATGGAGAACCAGTCTATAGATGATGAAACTGtttcaaatgttttgaATGGCAATTATACAGCagaagaagataaaagCACTATTTTTACCTATAATGTATCCGGAGTTGGTTACATGAAACAGGATTACACACTAGACCTTAACCCGGAATCACGTGTTATTGATGCAATATCAGAAGTTTTTGATACTTATAATGTATGTAATAATGTTGTAAATTTTGTCGAGAAGAATCTTCAGACTTTCAACAATCTCGCCCACTCTACTATTGAGGAGGTAGCACGGGTTACAAAGGAGATTCTTATGCTCTATAATTTGGAATCAAAGGTTATTAGGACACGATTTAATGATATAAAGATTTTGATAAGGCGGTTAATCAACATATTTGGCATGGAAGAAGTTGTTGAGTCACAAATCAAAACTTTAAGTGGAGGATTTAGAATGCGATTATATCTATTGCTTTTGCTTATGCATTCCCCGAGTTTATTACTCTTAGATGAACCTACAAACAATTTGGATAACATAACTGTGGAGTTTTTGattgaaattttaaagtaCCTTATGAATTCTTGCGGACTATCAATTTTTCTAGTGAGTCATGATACACGACTTTTGAATGCAATTTGCACTTCAATACTTCTTGTATCaggagatggaaaaatacATTCACATTCAGGAAACTTTGACGATTTTATAGAAAGTGGATCTTCAGCTACTGACATTAAGGCCTCAAAAATcttaaaattacaaaagTCAATATCAAGATTAACGAGCGAAATAAAGATTGCAACAGATTCCACAAAGGGCAGTCAAAAGGCAAAAAAAGTTGCAATCTCCCAAAAGACTGAGTTACTAAAGAAACATAAAGCTGACCTAGAGGCTTTAATGGGAACTaatgtttcaaaatatACCAGTTCCTACGACAAGTTTTTGTTcaaaaaggatgaagaaaacgctaagaagaaagagaaaagTGGTCGTTCTATAGACAAAATGGATCAAGTATTTGAAAAGAAATTGATATACAACGATCTAttaaaaaatggagaacTGACTAAAGACGTAGACAAGGTTGCCATTTTAGAGGGATTAACGCTAAAAACTGCTGAAGGAAAGAAAATATTTTCTAACTTGAATCTCGACATATTTCCTACAGAACGCATTGTCCTTTTAGGTAACAATGGTATTGGAAAAAGCACTCTTTTGAAGCTCTTGTACAAGTCCCAAGATGTGCGTTGTTTTGATAATGAAACCGGTTACAAATCTGAATTTGTAGAGGGTAAAGGTATTcaaaagatgaaaaatataactTCTTTAGAGAATATGAAAACAGAAGTAGGTGATAAACTGGCAACTGATGAGGAATTCACTTTCAAAATGGACGGTGGATCGATGCTAATATCACCACTTGTGTCTATAAAGTACTACTCACAAAATTGTTCTAGCATTCTAAACTATACCCATACAGTACAAACACTCCTGTCAGAACATGTTTCGGTAGAAGATCTGAAAGAACTCTATCAGTACCTCTCCTGTTTTTATTTGGAAGAATTTATGGATACACCGGTATCTGAGCTTTCGTTCGGAGAGAGATCACGTCTTTTGCTAGCACTTTTGTTTTTGACAGATTCAAATTTCCTATTGTTGGATGAACCTACCAACCACCTGGACGTGTTTATGCAACACAGACTAAAAattcttttgcaaaagGTCTACAGGGGTGGATTCATATTGGCTACACACGATCTCAAGTTTATTAACGAGCTTGGTTGCATCGATTCCTACATTTACATACATTCTCCTAATGCAGTATTCACCTTCAACAATCAGTTCGCCAAAGCATACGCAGAGTTCAGGGAGCAAAATCCTCAATCGGATAACTATCAACTCTATCAATTCCTCAAGAGCACATCTGAAAACCCAAACTATACTAGAGTTTACACGCCGCGGGAGTCGCAAATATGTACGCGCGAAGAAGAGAAACGTCAGGAAAAACGCAGAAAAACGTTTGGAGGCGCAAACGCAGTACCTATGCGCAgaattaaaaatataaaacgATGGAATTAG
- a CDS encoding conserved hypothetical protein (encoded by transcript BEWA_041460A) — translation MRSFYDITSGAARFLFGGKFRPFETQRVSEPFFKLKVNDLNRGSYRNFSTGGQSNIKQEWLNYRETSKKLLTSGLNSSRYSYDVNSLTKLPKSYESHLQDDVKFSKCLGMNPLFTHYVNPLSIVSFAAKYLLSYRFLFIYMARTTFQAVRPLLAFCVFGEIMKLILANLSGGVPAYLFSFVLAFEVLYFFLQCYISYTFLMMFFTVMF, via the exons ATGCGTTCATTTTATGACATAACAAGCGGAGCTGCTCGCTTTTTATTTGGTGGGAAATTCAGACCTTTCGAGACGCAAAGAGTATCGGAGCCATTTTTTAAATTAAAG GTAAATGACTTGAATAGAGGTTCCTATCGTAACTTTTCTACCGGTGGCCAAAGCAACATCAAACAGGAGTGGCTTAACTACCGTGAAACGTCAAAGAAATTGCTGACCTCTGGTTTGAATAGTTCAAGGTATTCGTATGATGTAAACTCGTTGACAAAGCTACCCAAATCATATGAATCACACTTGCAAGATGATGTAAAGTTCAGCAAATGCCTTGGCATGAATCCATTGTTCACACACTATGTTAACCCACTTTCTATTGTCTCATTCGCTGCAAAGTACCTCTTGAGTTACAGATTCCTCTTTATTTATATGGCCAGGACCACATTTCAG gCTGTGCGTCCACTACTAGCCTTTTGTGTGTTTGGTGAGATTATGAAACTCATTTTAGCTAACCTAAGCGGTGGAGTTCCTGCATATCTCTTCTCATTCGTGCTGGCCTTCGAAGTGCTCTACTTCTTCCTGCAGTGCTACATCTCATACACCTTCTTGATGATGTTCTTTACCGTAATGTTTTAA
- a CDS encoding conserved hypothetical protein (encoded by transcript BEWA_041470A), translating to MKKLIEEKVAKLESLRVSTGVLKPFEDCSDGLLTTLRFSFKDSAGKAKCIFISSITDIRMSKRFLREYIVLNTGELRYNITCLDLESIFAHFQRVIALNKENLILGTSDGIGGISRVIQAKKDKRDEAENLKNAALKDLDTLRGKFDGVLAIAKEYSRMRGLESGQEHVQELFKNLGISNVFSELDLNSSKGKRIEGIKRVLDSLLEANGMVLLQNLFCAVNSLLLCDLYSPSELFESVKALADVGFCKMTKLHGTWVVTRNTDGIDFGNILKDTKNGPITLVSYSRDYQLPIALAEVQLNMAEASGLIVRDDSVQQVQYFYNDFKAFDM from the coding sequence ATGAAGAAATTAATTGAAGAAAAGGTCGCAAAGCTGGAATCTTTGCGTGTATCTACGGGGGTGTTAAAACCATTTGAAGACTGTAGCGACGGGCTGCTAACTACACTTCGGTTTTCCTTTAAAGATTCTGCTGGAAAAGCTAAATGTATATTCATTTCCAGCATCACAGACATTAGGATGTCTAAGCGGTTCCTCAGAGAATACATTGTGCTCAACACTGGGGAGTTGAGGTATAACATTACGTGTCTCGATTTGGAAAGTATATTTGCGCATTTCCAGCGTGTAATTGCTCTGAATAAAGAGAATTTAATACTAGGAACTTCGGATGGTATTGGAGGTATTTCCAGGGTTATCCAAGCCAAGAAGGATAAAAGGGACGAAGCGGAAAATCTAAAGAATGCTGCACTGAAAGATTTAGATACTTTGAGGGGAAAATTCGACGGAGTACTAGCCATTGCAAAGGAGTACTCACGAATGAGAGGTCTGGAATCTGGGCAAGAGCATGTTCAAGAATTATTCAAAAATTTGGGCATCTCCAATGTGTTTTCAGAACTTGATTTGAATTCCTCAAAGGGTAAGAGAATTGAGGGTATCAAGAGGGTTCTAGACTCCCTCTTGGAGGCAAACGGGATGGTACTGTTGCAAAATCTATTTTGTGCAGTAAACAGTCTCTTGTTATGTGACCTATACTCTCCCTCTGAACTTTTTGAATCTGTAAAGGCGCTGGCAGATGTTGGATTTTGCAAAATGACCAAACTTCACGGTACATGGGTAGTAACAAGGAATACTGATGGGATCGACTTTGGCAACATCTTGAAGGATACAAAAAATGGACCAATAACCCTAGTTTCATACTCTAGAGATTACCAACTTCCAATCGCTCTGGCAGAAGTACAATTAAACATGGCTGAGGCCTCGGGACTCATTGTCAGAGACGATTCTGTACAACAAGTACAATACTTTTACAACGACTTTAAAGCATTTGACATGTGA